CTGAGCCAGACGGTCGCCGCTGAACAGTTCGGGGCGTAGGGCATCTGCCAACGAAAGAGTCTCTTTTTGTTTAAAAAGATCCCATTCTACAAATTGCACTAGCGGACTGCCTGATTCAAAACTCACCAAGGCCATGAAAATACCCGCATTCACCCATAATCGATCCTGAGCGTCCACAGCAATGGAGCGAACGATATCGTCTTTCTTGTTATTGTTTGGAAGCAGATCGCGGTATGACTTAACGTCAAAAGCAGAGCCTTCGCCGTAAGTGATGCGGTGGATCGTTCGCTTTCCATCCACCACCCATACCTCGTTGCCATTTCCATGAACCAAGTTCCGCACCGATGCTTCATACCCGAGCGGGACAGGAATAAAATGATTGGATTGAATATCGTAAACCTGCAACCCCTTAGCATGACCTACCCAAAGCGCTCCCCTTTTGTCTATGATCAACTTATGCGTGCTGTCATCTCCGAGGCTTAACGAATCCTTGGGATCGTTTTTGAACACCCTGTAGCCGTATCCGTCAAAGCGATTTAATCCACTTGGCGTAGCCACCCAGATGAAACCCGTAGAATCTTCTGCAATATCGCTGATAAAGTTTTGCGATAAGCCGAGTTCGGTAGGAACAGATTCAAACTTCAGGTTTTGGCCGTAAACGCAAAAGATGCACGAAAGAAAATAAAGGCATAGAAGAAGCGACCTTGACGCCTGCCATTTGGCCATGATTTTGCTCAAATCGCAATGAGGAACTCCCATACTTTTCTATGCAGCGAGGTTGTCGACTGTTTGGTTTTGTGATAGCCGTACGGTAAGTATATTGAATAAATCTCAGAGAGTAAAGGGAATAGATAGATTGGGTAGTGGGTATTGGTTATTCAGAGTGTGGTTTTACGACAATGGGTCAGAGCAACGACAATGGGATACCGGCTCTTTCCGGTACACCAACTTTTCTCATTAATAATGCCCACCTTTAGAAGAAATATTTCAATCTAAAACTATAACAATGAAGAAAATATTAATTACCGGCTGCAGTTCCGGTTTCGGACTCAATGCGGCCAAATACCTGTCTCAGCAAGGTCACCATGTGTATGCGTCGATGCGAAATGCCTCGGGAAAAAACGCCGACAAAGCAGCGGAGCTGAACGACTTTGCCAAATCCAATGATTTGCACATTGATGTGGTCGAGCTGGACGTGACTTCCGACGAGAGCGTAAAGACGGCAGCGTCAAAATTGCCTGCCATCGATGTCTTGATAAACAATGCGGGCAGTGGATACGGCGGAGCCGTGGAGGCTTATACCGCAGACGAATGTTTGTCGCAGTTGGACTTAAACATCGTGGGACCTTTGCGGGTAGCCAAAGCCGTCTTGCCCGGTATGCGAAAGCAGAAATCGGGATTAATCATTCAAGTGAGTTCAACGGCAGGCAGAGCCGCCTTCCCTGGCTTTGGTATTTATCACGCCAGCAAGTGGGGTCTCGAAGGCATGAGCGAAGCCATGCGCTACGAATTAGCGCCCCTGGGCATTGATGTGGTATTGGTTGAGCCCGGTCCCTTTGCTACCAACTTCTTTGGAAATATGGTGAATCCGAAAGATCCTGAAATAGCCGCCGACTACAGCCACGTTGGTGAATTCTTCGAAGGATTTGAAAACCAAGTAAAAGGTCTCTTTGAAGACGAAAATGCACCGACCGA
This genomic window from Cryomorphaceae bacterium 1068 contains:
- a CDS encoding SDR family oxidoreductase; translation: MKKILITGCSSGFGLNAAKYLSQQGHHVYASMRNASGKNADKAAELNDFAKSNDLHIDVVELDVTSDESVKTAASKLPAIDVLINNAGSGYGGAVEAYTADECLSQLDLNIVGPLRVAKAVLPGMRKQKSGLIIQVSSTAGRAAFPGFGIYHASKWGLEGMSEAMRYELAPLGIDVVLVEPGPFATNFFGNMVNPKDPEIAADYSHVGEFFEGFENQVKGLFEDENAPTDPMVVVHIFDKLINTPPGQRPLRTIAGLDFGFQALNDATEPIRKAGLEGMGIGEWDGPKPKEPAMN